In Micropterus dolomieu isolate WLL.071019.BEF.003 ecotype Adirondacks linkage group LG01, ASM2129224v1, whole genome shotgun sequence, the sequence gccGAGACGGAAACAGCcgagacagaaataaacaaccGAGACGGAAACAAACAGCCGAGACGGAAACAAACAGCCGAGACGGAAACAGCCgagacagaaataaacagcCGAGACGGAAACAAACAGCCGAGACGGAAACAAACAGCCGAGACAGAAATATACAGCCGAGACAGAAATATACAGCCGAGACGGAAACAGCCGAGACGGAAACAGCcgagacagaaataaacaaccGAGACGGAAACAGCCGAGACGGAAACAAACAGCCGAGACGGAAACAAACAGccgagacagaaacaaacagccGAGACAGAAATATACAGCCGAGACAGAAATATACAGCCGAGACGGAAACAGCCGAGACGGAAACAGCcgagacagaaataaacaaccGAGACGGAAACAGCCGAGACGGAAACAAACAGCCGAGACGGAAACAAACAGccgagacagaaacaaacagccGAGACAGAAATATACAGCCGAGACAGAAATATACAGCCGAGACGGAAACAGCCGAGACGGAAACAGCcgagacagaaataaacaaccGAGACGGAAACAGCCGAGACGGCAGGTGGGTGGAAATCTCGGCAGGTAACTAGAAGACCGGTTTAGCCGAATAATGGATCCACCTGCTGAGGTCGGTTTCGGAGCACAGACTGTATGAAAGAAAAGTGAAAGCAGACTCACCTgtgagttcaatctcaaaacgttttgaaGGACATGTTTCCCTGAAACGTTCTGGGCTTCGGGGTctgttttctcccgtttggtgggcgtgtctcaggtgttacccaatcagcggcgacaagtttgtaaacacaccGGTGTTaaaaatgcagtgcgcttgtGTTTCCGTTGGAAAAAAGGTTTTGCTAAgttttgtctgcgctgaactcgcccctgtTTAGCCGAATAATGGATCCGCCTGCTGAGGTTGttgaaagaaaagtaaaagcAGACTCACCTGGTGTTGTTTGTTTCCGGGGGGGTTGCCGGGGCAACAAGCGGCATtcgtctgtctgtcagtcaaatacaaagaaaagaaaagcgaCCTGCAGAGGAGGCTGAACCTCAGGACTGACGCTGAACCTCAGGACTGACTCTGAACCTCAGGACTGACGCTGAACCTCAGGACTGACTCTGAACCTCAGGACTGACTCTGAACCTCAGGACTGAACCTCAGGACTGAACCTCAGGACTGACGCTCAGGACTGACGCTGAACCTCAGGACTGAACCTCAGGACTGAACCTCAGGACTGACTCTGAACCTCAGGACTGACTCTGAACCTCAGGACTGAACCTCAGGACTGAACCTCAGGACTGACGCTCAGGACTGACGCTGAACCTCAGGACTGAACCTCAGGACTGACGCTGAACCTCAGGACTGACGCTCAGGACTGACGCTGAACCTCAGGACTGAACCTCAGGACTGACGCTGAACCTCAGGACTGACGCTGAACCTCAGGACTGAACCTCAGGACTGAGGCTGAACCTCAGGACTGAACCTCAGGACTGACGCTGAACCTCAGGACTGACGCTGAACCTCAGGACTGAACCTCAGGACTGAGGCTGAACCTCAGGACNNNNNNNNNNNNNNNNNNNNNNNNNNNNNNNNNNNNNNNGCTGAACCTCAGGACTGAACCTCAGGACTGACGCTGAACCTCAGGACTGACGCTCAGGACTGACGCTGAACCTCAGGACTGAACCTCAGGACTGACGCTGAACCTCAGGACTGACGCTCAGGACTGACGCTGAACCTCAGGACTGACGCTGAACCTCAGGACTGAACCTCAGGACTGAGGCTGAACCTCAGGACTGAACCTCAGGACTGACGCTGAACCTCAGGACTGACGCTCAGGACTGACGCTGAACCTCAGGACTGAACCTCAGGACTGAACCTCAGGACTGAACCTCAGGACTGAACCTCAGGACTGAGGCTGAACCTCAGGAATGACGCTCAGGACTGACGCTGAACCTCAGGACTGACGCTGAACCTCAGGACTGAACCTCAGGACTGAACCTCAGGACTGAGGCTGAACCTCAGGAATGACGCTGAATCTCAGGACTGAACCTCAGGACCGACGCTGAACCTCAGGACTGAACCTCAGGACTGACGCTGAACCTCAGGACTGAGGCTGAACCTCAGGACTGACGCTTAACCTCAGGACTGATGCTGCGTCTAGACGCTTTGGCTCAACTCCGTCTGACCTGCcgcctcttcttcttcttcttctcctctgcgGTCCTCCTGCAGCAGGCTCCAGCTGTTTTTACGTGTCGGGAACACCTGACGGCCAGTAACGAATTTAACCCTAACCCATGGCGCAGTCACCATGGCAACCGCCGCAGGCTCGCCTTAGAGATGACATCACTTTCATTACCTTACATCACGTTCCCTCACCTCGTGTTTTTATTGGCTTTTACTTTAATAGGGCAGCGTAAGACGCCCCTCCCCCCCTCTGCTCTGCCGTGCTCAGGGTAGCATAACATAAAGTAAATGGCTTCAGCTGACAAATTCATTTGTATTTAATCACATGTATTTTTTTGGGAAACAGCATTTTCCACATGGTGTGAAATCACTTTAATATGTGCAAATTacagattaaataaagtaaaagcagGAGGATTATAGATCTGTGTCGTAGTAAACCTGCCTGATGAGATCAGCTTTCCTATCATTTATTTCTCAGACTTTTAAACGGGGGGGGCATATTACCCCATGTTACCCTATATCTCttttaacaaattaattaaatctttattcTGAGAGAAGGGATTTTGGTGCAGAGGGAACACACAGAACAGCTTACAACAAAAAGACACGAATGACAGTGACACTGTCGTGATGGTTTTCCAGCTGTGACTCACTGATGTTTTCTAACACGCCTCTTTGTCGAGGGCCTCACTGTTGCTAGTAGGGACGTCTAAGGGCTCATATCAAGGGCTGTGACGAAACACCTGGTCTACGCGACGtgatacaaggtacaaggtcaGTCATTGttcagcacaaggctgcataacgaaatgaaatttgtagttcgttcatgctgcacacacaacatataataaaGTGTGGGCctatatcaaaataaaataaaacaatatatacagttatttatagaCATATATAGGCTACATGATAATGCAGTATAATACTATTTTGTAGAAATATTCATCAATGAAATATTCAATTGTGCTTGAaccttaatttcctgcattctacagacattttctgcaccgaTTTATGCTCCAAATGTCTTCATTCATCTACCAggattataataaaaatattatagtaTAGCAGTAGTGTGTTAGTAATCAGCAGCGTGTTCTTTTCGCCTAAGTTAGGCTACTTTTTTGGACAAATctatttcttctatatttaaattgcatttcatgttttttttattgtgccaGAAAACCTTTTCTcagagttttttttacatttcttgttgccagctatttttcaaaaaataccttttagcaaatgctttaaaaagtgatggggacaaaaccagccatttcaaaaaggggtggggacatgtccccagcgtccccccagcgtccccagcgttCGAGCCGTTAAATCAGAGAGAGGCCCAATCCCAGCGTCCCCCCAGCGTCCCCCCAGTATCCCCAGCGTCCGAGCCGTTAAATCAGAGAGAGGCCCAATCCCAGTGTCCCcactaagccctgaaccctgaaccctcacagactttactgacgtctCTTGGAAAGTGACTGAGTTTAAGAGGCTGtgagggctcaaaatgctgtaaacaggaacgggacggcactttgccactttatcacgttaccatgacgacgctgaaacacgttacagcctttttattttatgtttttgcctgatGTTTAAGTCCTGCGGGCTCTCGCCCTGCAGACTGGAGGAGAGGAAGCctaaatatctatatatatttgtaattaatcaaaACACTGTCGTTGGTCAAACAGCATCatcaagcaaaaactaaaataaatagttgaataaactcaGTGTGTCATAAAGTGACTGCAtccctctgacttcatgtgttctatgcagcatcttaagttaagaaaacgTTGAACCATTTTGACGTTGGTgtcgatgcttgtttgtttactgttttcttcctctgaaaTGGATCGCTGTGAGCATCTGTGAGATCTTTGTACTCGttctctccagcagcagcaggccgGACTCGTCTCAGGACCCGGCCTCCTCTGGGGCCCCTGACGTGGTCTGCTTCTGACCGTGGAATGTGTCCAGACCTCCGTTGCTTCCTGCTGTTGCAGTGGAAGGATGCAGTGGCTGTTTTTGAACCCTTTTCCCGGCCTGCTTCCTGCAGTCTTTCTCTCCCCGGAGGAGGTCCAAGGAGTTTGCTAAGAGTAACCCCAGAGACTTTGAGCCCTCCATCCACAGCCCAACTCAACCGATGCTGAGCACAGCGGACCGGACGTGCTGATCACAGCGCGCCAGAGGAGCTACTTCCCTGATTTTTGGGTAACGACAAGTCATTATATCTTCGGTATTTTGAACTGACCGTACATATAGGCAGGCAGCCAAACACAAAGGCGCCACAAACATTCTACACATATTTGAACTACAGAGTGACCAACGAGGAGTCGATGATGGAATCCAGCTCCACACGGCCGGGGCACCTTTTCCGGTTGCCGGGATGGGAGCGGTTCGGTCTCAGGGgttcagtgttgtttttgacTGGTGTTTCCTATTCTGTACACGTTTGACAAACGTCCACCTGCATCCGACTCGGCCACTCTGATACCGCATAGTCTTAACAGATCAGAGCGAGCAGTAACACCACGGAGCTTCCCACCGCGGGGGACGCCTGGTGCCGAGTGCTGAATAGTTCTGTGCGCGCTACTTTAAATTCTAGTTGCTACGCATGCAGGACCGGGAAACGGGCAGTTGCCTCTGCCTTACACAGCCTGCACCGAACGCTCAAATGCGGTTTCCAAATTTAAACCTTTACCACTCTCCAACGCCCGCCAGACCCCGGTCTGGGACCGCATGCTCACACGCAGCTACAAAATCGACACGACCCTGTGAGAAACTAGATGACCACTTCTCCCAGACATGAGAAATGCAAATCCTTCAAACAGCAAAGTAGCAAAGATTAAGACTATGAATTAAAATAGCTAATTCCAAGCACCCCAACCCAGATGTGGGTAATTCCCAGAAGTGTGTTCACACACCTATGAATCTGTAGTAGCCAATAAAATTAGCTGTACACAGGTTTTCTTAACAAATCCACTGTTATGGAAATATTGTTTGACATTAACATATCACACCCTCACAGGGAAAAACGCTCTATCACACAACAAGTCTTACCTTACGTGTACATAGAGGCCATTGTGGTACCCAGTGGGGGGCTTGGAGTAACTTTACAGCTGAGTTTGAATCACGTCTCTGTTGATGTGGTTTGtacatttaacaaaaatgtgGAGAAAGTGGATCCTTTTATTACAATCAGATGTTAAAGCTTGTGACCAGTAAATATTGAGATATTTACATGTGATTGTCTGAAAGACTAATTTAACTCATTTTAGGGAATcaatttacaaataaagacCAAACTCTTTATTATCAATTTCTTTCCGGTAACAGGACCACTAGATTGGTGAGTAATCACACACTTGGAAAAGCTTTATTAAACCTTATATGCAACACATCTGTTCCAAGAGATTGTAACCTGTTaatgtgtttcttctgttttgtccctgacaaataaaaaactacATTTCAGATTTTACTTTTCGCTGATGTCCTGAGTTGCAGCTTGTATTTGACCTTGAGTGTATTTAGATTGTTGGTACAGTGAGACACAGTAACATCTAAAACCTATTGTGGCAAAGCTTCTCTTAGCGACCATGGATCAAAGTGAACTGATGTCACAGACACAAGCTGACAGAAACGTCTCCAAACATACCGAAGAGTAAATATCAGGAAGTCTAAAGTTATACTGTGGCGTCCACATGGCCGCCTCTTTACTAATCATTAGTGATCCTTAGTAGGATCTGATTATTGATATTTGTAGGAGAGTAGACAAGCTACAGAAGATGTTTATCATTAAATACATAGAGAAGATTCACACAGCCAGGTTGTGATCATTACACACACTTAGCACAGAGCGTGAAAGTGGAATGAGTGCGGCTGCCGGCAGGTTTCACTTACACGAATATGAGAATCAAGAAAATGACCACAGCTTCACCTGAATTTTACAGATATGTTTATTGAATACATGGAGGTGAAAATATAAAGTCCAATAATGATgatgagaaaataaatcaaagaaaCTTAACAAGGACATTGTCAAAGATAATGTTGGAATAATCTGAATTATAACAAAATCATCAGAAGAGATAAAATTCCTCTCTGAGATCTGAAATGCTGGAGATAAAATATCTGAGAAATCCTGATTATTAAACATGACACAATCCATACAAACACTAAATACTAGAAATAAGATCAAATTAGTATATTAAATGCAAAACATCAGAGACAAAGTGGACGAGGAGACGTCTCCCTGCTCCGGCCAGAGAACAGCCTGGAGACTGAGGAATTTCTCCAAAGTGTTTGAGCAGACTTGGCTGAACGCCCAGTCTGTCCTGGAAACTCGCATTCCTTCCTCAGCCACGTACAGTCGTGGTCAAAAGTTTTGAAAATGACACAAATGTTAATTTTTACAAAGTCCGCGGCCTCAATTCTTATGATGGAAATTTGCATATACTCCAGAATTTTATGTAGAGTGATCAGATGAATTGCAATTAATTACAAAGTCCCTCctttcaataaaaattaacttaATCTTaatcaggcatgtgattggcaaagggcaaaaaagcaggaaaatatactgacaATTCTCATaagttttctgttcttttcttggCGCCATGCTTAGACaaagtttttttagtttttagtctTGCTGACAAAACATCCCTGCATTTCCCGAAAAGGAGTTTGTTCACAAACCACAAGACCCTTTGACCAAACATaagcatatttaaacataattaaaCATATCATAATCATTACATATTACtgttaggggtgggaatctctgggcacctcatGATTTGATTCAATTCGAATCCaattcaaaatccaaaagaaacatcttgtAATTAGCTTAAatggactagtttgcatccctaattaacttcattaacctcagctccGTGAtctctcatttctttaacaaccagctgtcagactctgcaaactgaaatataataatCAGGATGTTCAGTCTGTgaacaggacagagctgcacacCAGTTCAGTCTGAGCTCGTACCCGATGTTCTCAACCCTGGACAAAAAGGTaagttagtaatgacatacagctgagctgagaatttagctaacgttacataaccGACGGGACTAAGCACCAACGGGCCCGACGGGCCTGAAGCACTGCAgtctctgctgtggcagatgcaaagcagcgggtgtgggagaagcttggagaagacatggagaaggacttttggtcggcaccaaagtgcttctggagaactgtccgccatctcaggagggggaagcggggaaccgtccaagctgtgtacagtaaggatgggaccctgttgacctcaactggggaggtaattgggcggtggaaggaacactttgagaaactcctaaatccgactgatcctctctagtagaggcagagctcgAGGCTGATGGGCGTTTCCCGTCAATTTCCctggaggaagtcactgaggtagtaaaacaactccacagtggcaaagccacagggattgatgagattcgcccagaaatgctaaaagctttgggtgtggaggggctgtcttggatgtctctttaacattgcgtaACATAAGTCGGatacagtgcccaaggagtggcagactgtGGTGGTGGTTCCccgttcaaaaagggggaccaaagagtgtgtgccaattacaggggtatcacacttctcagcctctcCAGAAAAGACTACTTCAGGGTGCTGGAACGGAGAGTTCAGCTGATAGTCGAACCTCagatcgaagaggaacaatgcggtttttGTCCTGGTcatggaacaactgaccagctctttactctcacaaggatcctggagtgggcttgggagtatgcctatccagtctacatgtgctttgtagatttGGAGAAGGCGTAAGACCGGTTCCCCcaggagatactgtgggaggtgctgtgGGAGTACggggtgaggggggcccttctcagggctatccaatccctgtacatccaaagcgagagctgtgaccgagtactcggcagtaagtcggactctttccaggtgagggttggccttcgccagggctgcaCTTTGTCAcctatcctgtttgtgatattcatggacaggatatcaaGGTGTAGTcgtggcgaggaggggctgcggttcggtgggcttgggatctcgtcactgctttttgcggatgaggattagcacctctaaatctgcggccatggttctcagcaggaaaccggtggagtgccacctccaggtagggaatgagtccatACCCcaaagtgaaggagttcaagtacctcggggtcttgttcacgagtgaggggagactggagcaggagattggccggagaatcggagcagcgggggcggtaaTGCACTCGCTTTACTGAATCAGAATCTTACACGTTTTTCTCCCACCCCTGATTACTGTAATGTTTAGTTGGCCCAGAGCCACCTCCTTACTTTTTAGATTACAGTGCAACACtgtttacttaaatttaaaaatgtgcaaAGTTCACATAAAAAAGCTATAACTTTATTTAGTTTAACCCCGGCGCTCTCACAGAGCTGAAGTGATTATGGTAAATCTTCAGGGCTCAGTCTGCAGGTCCAAAGGGAGCACGTTTAGATTCAGTTAAACTTTGTCTTGAATTGGATTCTTTCTAACAAAAAGAAACCTGGAAGACCAAAACTGACCTCGTGGGATGAGCCAGCTAAGACTAGTTTTACTGGGGTTTATGGCCCACTATTTCTTATCCGTGTGCACCTCTGCCATAATGGAACTGCAACAGGTGCCTGCGTCTCCAGATTGGAAACATGGTGGTCTTGAAGAATCAAAGAGAACCTTTTATTTAAGAATAAATATCTTCCCCTCAGCTGGCGCCAACACAAGTGGATCTGTATCAATTAGATTTGgctttgctttctgtctgaacaAGACCACGTTCACTAACAGCAAATataaacagtgaacacagacatacatatattttaaggaaattccagtaaGGACATATGTTCAACTATAACAAGAtagcaaataataataagtgtgTGACGACAGCAGGATTGGGAGGAGGAAGGACAGGACAGTATgttgtggggtggtgatggcgcaatggataagacacatgcctttggtgtcctgagcaagacacttaaccgctcgttgctccagaggcgtgcgacctctgacataaatagcagctgtaagtcactttggataaaagcgtcagctaaatgaattaatgtaaatgtagttgCAGCCACATTACTATACATGCTGCTGAAAATATAAAGTTACTGTTGTGTATCCGTCAGTTTGTAGAGAAGCTCAAAATATAACAACACAGCTATCAGGGTAGGgggaggaggaaacagctagctttgCTCTGAAGAATGTTCACAACAAAGCAGCGTGACTGTGTTGGTGGACTTTAAGGTGACTACTCTGAGCAAAGATTTTCCCAcattgttcacaccagtacggtttctctccagtgtgaacacgttgatGGATTTTTAGTTTAGATGATGaggtgaaagttttcccacaccggtcacagctgtacggtttctctccagtgtgaatacgtTTGTGGACTTTTAGCACATCTGATctagtgaaagttttcccacaccgatcacaccagtacggtttctctccagtgtgaacacgtctgtggatttttaggtcatttgatgtagtgaaagttttcccacactggtcacagctgtacggtttctctccagtgtgaacacgttggtggactTTTAGGTtacctgatgtagtgaaagttttcccacattggtcacagcagtacggtttctctccagtgtgaacacgttggtgggcTTTTAGTACATCTGATctagtgaaagttttcccacaccaGTCACACCAGTACgttttctctccagtgtgaatacgtTGGTGGACTTTAAGGCCAAGagatttattgaaagttttcccacaccaGTCACACCAGtacagtttctctccagtgtgaatacgtCTGTGGATTTTAAGGTCACCTGGTTTattgaaagttttcccacactggtcacagct encodes:
- the LOC123979751 gene encoding uncharacterized protein DDB_G0290685-like, which gives rise to MGPIVTSALSLFSRLQLRNEKLLNSPKQEPRRKQTAETETAETEINNRDGNSRDGNKQPRQKQTAETETNSRDGNSRDRNKQPRRKQTAETETNSRDGNSRDRNKQPRRKQTAETETNSRDRNIQPRQKYTAETETAETETAETEINNRDGNSRDGNKQPRRKQTAETETNSRDRNIQPRQKYTAETETAETETAETEINNRDGNSRDGNKQPRRKQTAETETNSRDRNIQPRQKYTAETETAETETAETEINNRDGNSRDGSSSRPDSSQDPASSGAPDVVCF
- the LOC123979809 gene encoding zinc finger protein 595-like, with protein sequence MEDSRKLEMEAMEERRGRHGLKCHRCQHCDKSFTRSGYLKIHQRVHTGEKLYSCDQCGKTFTQSGNLEVHRRVHTGEKPYSCDQCGKTFTQSGNLEVHRRVHSGEKPYSCDQCGKTFTASGHLKMHQRIHTGEKPYSCDQCGKAFNKSVNLKVHQRIHTGEKPYSCDQCGKAFNKSVNLKVHQHIHTGEKPYSCDQCGKTFNKPGDLKIHRRIHTGEKLYWCDWCGKTFNKSLGLKVHQRIHTGEKTYWCDWCGKTFTRSDVLKAHQRVHTGEKPYCCDQCGKTFTTSGNLKVHQRVHTGEKPYSCDQCGKTFTTSNDLKIHRRVHTGEKPYWCDRCGKTFTRSDVLKVHKRIHTGEKPYSCDRCGKTFTSSSKLKIHQRVHTGEKPYWCEQCGKIFAQSSHLKVHQHSHAALL